Proteins encoded together in one Planctomyces sp. SH-PL14 window:
- a CDS encoding ligase-associated DNA damage response DEXH box helicase produces the protein MPLATPAPSLPSAARWAKARSSALAWFRAADWTPFPFQKETWTAYAEGRSGLIHATTGTGKTYAAWFGPLIEGLAEQRGARSEPAATDEAVEATGKRKAARSKAEPPLRILWITPLRALAADTATSLIRPMLDLGLPWTLETRTGDTASSVRNRQRTRLPTVLVTTPESLSLMLTRPDAEHQFRDLRAVIVDEWHELLSTKRGVQVELALARLRRWRPELRTWGVSATLGNLEQAQEVLLGPEPRRLTPARIQGRQRKRIVIDSVIPRSIERFPWAGHLGLRLLPEVVAAIDEARSTLVFTNTRSQTEIWYQAILRARPDWAGQLALHHGSLDHGTRGWVEDGLRRGELKGVVCTSSLDLGVDFSPVERVIQVGSPKGVARLLQRAGRSGHDPSRDSRVTCVPTNALELIEAAAVREAIHGGHIESRMAHQKPLDVLIQHAVTIAVGGGFERNDLFEEVRRTHSFRDLTEGEWAWVLDFITRGGPALRAYPDYHKVRQQEGRYLVDSPRIARQHRMSIGTITSDASLTVQFLNGPKLGTVEESFLAKLTPGDKFTLAGRVVELVFVRDMKVWVRKATGTATGRIPRWMGGRMPLSTELAQAFRQKLDEAARGEFLGPEMQAVRPLLQVQSAWSHIPRPDELLIEETKSREGYHVFIYPFAGRLVHEGLAALCAYRLSRRTPITFSMSANDYGFELVSPTPAPLRGALDEGLFTTNRLADDIAHCLNSVEMGKRQFREIARIAGLVFSGFPGAQKSARQLQASTGLLYDVFSNYDPANLLLDQARREVLERQLEHARLVETLRALERARVVHRNCERFTPLAFPLMVDRLRERLTSEKLSDRIQRMQQVLERAAEASVGSHR, from the coding sequence ATGCCCCTCGCGACGCCCGCCCCCTCGCTGCCGTCCGCCGCCCGCTGGGCCAAGGCCCGGTCGTCGGCACTGGCGTGGTTTCGTGCGGCGGACTGGACGCCGTTTCCGTTTCAGAAAGAGACCTGGACCGCCTACGCCGAGGGGCGAAGCGGACTCATTCACGCGACGACCGGCACCGGAAAGACCTACGCGGCGTGGTTCGGTCCGTTGATTGAGGGGCTGGCCGAGCAACGCGGGGCACGATCTGAGCCCGCGGCGACCGATGAGGCGGTGGAGGCGACGGGAAAGCGGAAGGCCGCGCGCAGCAAGGCGGAGCCTCCGCTCCGGATCCTGTGGATCACGCCGCTCAGGGCCCTCGCCGCCGACACCGCGACATCGCTCATCCGCCCGATGCTCGACCTCGGCCTCCCGTGGACCCTCGAAACGCGAACGGGCGACACCGCCTCCTCGGTCCGGAACCGTCAGCGGACACGGCTTCCAACGGTTCTCGTCACGACCCCGGAAAGCCTGTCGCTGATGCTGACGCGGCCCGACGCCGAGCATCAGTTCCGCGACCTGCGGGCCGTGATCGTCGACGAATGGCACGAGCTCCTCTCGACGAAACGCGGCGTGCAGGTCGAACTCGCTCTCGCGCGTCTCCGCCGCTGGCGGCCGGAACTGCGGACCTGGGGGGTGTCGGCCACGCTCGGCAATCTCGAACAGGCCCAGGAGGTTCTGCTCGGCCCCGAGCCGCGGCGGCTGACCCCGGCCCGCATTCAGGGGCGGCAGCGAAAGCGGATCGTCATCGATTCCGTCATCCCGCGGAGCATCGAGCGGTTCCCGTGGGCGGGGCACTTGGGACTGCGGCTTCTCCCGGAGGTGGTCGCGGCCATTGACGAGGCCCGCTCGACGCTCGTCTTTACCAACACCCGGTCCCAGACCGAGATCTGGTATCAGGCGATCCTGCGGGCCCGGCCCGACTGGGCGGGGCAGCTCGCGCTCCATCACGGCTCGCTCGACCACGGCACCCGCGGCTGGGTCGAGGACGGTCTGCGCCGCGGCGAACTCAAGGGAGTCGTCTGCACGTCGAGTCTCGACCTCGGCGTCGACTTCAGTCCCGTCGAGCGGGTCATCCAGGTCGGCAGTCCCAAGGGAGTCGCCCGGCTGCTCCAACGGGCGGGACGCAGCGGCCACGATCCGTCCCGCGACAGCCGCGTCACCTGCGTCCCGACGAACGCCCTGGAGCTGATCGAAGCGGCGGCGGTCCGCGAGGCGATCCACGGCGGCCACATCGAAAGCCGGATGGCGCATCAGAAGCCGCTCGATGTCCTGATCCAGCACGCGGTGACAATCGCGGTCGGCGGCGGCTTCGAGCGGAACGACCTGTTCGAGGAAGTCCGACGGACCCACAGCTTCCGGGACCTCACGGAAGGGGAGTGGGCCTGGGTGCTCGACTTCATCACCCGCGGCGGTCCGGCGCTGCGGGCCTATCCGGACTACCACAAGGTTCGGCAGCAGGAGGGCCGGTATCTCGTCGACAGCCCCCGCATCGCGCGGCAGCACCGGATGTCGATCGGGACGATCACGAGCGACGCTTCGCTGACGGTCCAGTTCCTCAACGGGCCGAAGCTTGGCACCGTCGAAGAGTCGTTCCTGGCCAAGCTGACTCCCGGCGACAAGTTCACGCTCGCCGGCCGGGTGGTCGAGCTCGTGTTCGTTCGCGACATGAAGGTCTGGGTCCGCAAGGCGACCGGGACCGCGACCGGCCGCATTCCCCGCTGGATGGGGGGGCGGATGCCGCTTTCGACCGAGCTGGCGCAGGCGTTCCGCCAGAAGCTCGACGAAGCGGCACGGGGCGAGTTCCTGGGGCCGGAGATGCAGGCGGTCCGGCCGCTCCTCCAGGTCCAGTCCGCGTGGTCCCACATCCCGCGCCCGGACGAGCTTCTGATCGAGGAGACGAAGTCCCGCGAGGGGTATCACGTCTTCATTTATCCCTTTGCCGGCCGGCTGGTCCACGAGGGGCTTGCGGCGCTGTGCGCGTATCGCCTTTCCCGGCGGACTCCGATCACGTTCAGCATGTCGGCCAATGACTATGGGTTTGAGCTTGTTTCGCCGACTCCCGCGCCGCTTCGCGGCGCGCTCGATGAGGGGCTGTTCACCACGAACCGGCTGGCCGACGACATCGCCCACTGTTTGAACTCGGTCGAGATGGGGAAGCGGCAGTTCCGCGAGATCGCCCGGATCGCGGGGCTCGTGTTCAGTGGGTTTCCGGGGGCTCAGAAGTCGGCGCGGCAGCTCCAGGCTTCGACGGGGTTGTTGTACGACGTTTTCTCGAACTACGACCCGGCGAACCTGCTTCTTGATCAGGCCCGTCGGGAAGTCCTTGAGCGGCAGCTCGAACATGCGCGGCTTGTGGAGACGCTTCGAGCGCTGGAGCGGGCGCGGGTGGTGCATAGGAACTGTGAGCGGTTTACGCCGCTGGCCTTTCCGCTGATGGTGGATCGTCTGCGGGAGCGGCTGACGTCGGAGAAGTTGTCGGACCGGATCCAGCGGATGCAGCAGGTGCTGGAGCGGGCGGCGGAGGCGAGTGTTGGGAGCCACAGATGA
- a CDS encoding GspE/PulE family protein, whose protein sequence is MAKDYLEEFVQDGTISRDQLHEAEGMARSQAISVEEALVRLGYMEEADLLRAKAAQFGFQFVNLDTFEIAHSTIELVPESVARENVCLPIEFENERLTVAVIDPMNFELVEKLRFVLNRDVDLVMAPKEQILAGVNRYYGQGGQTESVDSMLQEFTETAIDFTETELGQAKSLQEDDEKSPIVKLTNLIITEAVAQRASDIHIEPFEDKVRIRYRIDGVLLERDSVPKRLQGALISRLKVMGRMDISEKRRPQDGRIKTRANGKDYDLRVSVLPTNHGQAIVMRILDRDSIKIGIRNLGFSEENYRRFQNIIRRPNGIFLVTGPTGSGKTTTLYSALGELNRPDRKIITAEDPVEYYLPGINQCEVRHSIGLDFARIIRAMLRQAPNVILVGEIRDQETAEMAIQASLTGHLVFSTLHTNDAPSSVTRLIDMGVQPFLVASSVMAVMAQRLVRVICPKCGESYKPDASELGQFPLTPEQIAEAKFKRGKGCNNCSHTGYRGRKAVFELMMMNTTLRDMTFKSEPAQNLRRQARLYGMRTLAEDALDKALLGITSLKEAFELSTVN, encoded by the coding sequence ATGGCAAAAGACTACCTCGAAGAGTTCGTCCAGGACGGCACGATCAGCCGCGACCAGCTCCACGAAGCGGAGGGAATGGCCCGCAGCCAGGCGATCTCCGTCGAGGAAGCGCTGGTTCGACTGGGGTACATGGAAGAGGCTGACCTCCTCCGGGCCAAGGCGGCCCAGTTCGGCTTCCAGTTCGTCAACCTCGACACCTTCGAGATCGCCCACTCGACGATCGAGCTCGTCCCGGAATCGGTCGCCCGGGAAAACGTCTGCCTCCCGATCGAGTTCGAGAACGAGCGGCTCACCGTCGCCGTCATCGACCCGATGAACTTCGAGCTCGTCGAGAAGCTCCGGTTCGTGCTGAACCGGGATGTCGACCTCGTCATGGCTCCCAAGGAGCAGATCCTCGCGGGGGTGAATAGATACTACGGTCAAGGGGGCCAGACCGAGTCGGTCGACTCCATGCTCCAGGAGTTCACCGAAACCGCCATCGACTTCACCGAGACCGAGCTCGGGCAGGCCAAGTCCCTCCAGGAGGACGACGAGAAGTCGCCGATCGTCAAGCTGACGAATCTCATTATCACGGAAGCGGTTGCGCAGCGGGCCAGCGATATCCACATCGAGCCGTTCGAGGACAAGGTCCGCATCCGCTACCGGATCGACGGGGTGCTGCTGGAGCGGGACAGCGTCCCCAAGCGTCTCCAGGGAGCCCTGATCTCGCGCCTTAAAGTTATGGGGCGCATGGACATTTCGGAGAAGCGCCGCCCTCAGGACGGCCGGATCAAGACCCGCGCCAACGGCAAGGACTACGACCTCCGCGTGAGCGTGCTGCCGACGAACCACGGGCAGGCCATCGTCATGCGGATCCTGGACCGGGACAGCATCAAGATCGGGATCCGGAACCTCGGCTTCAGCGAAGAGAACTACCGCCGGTTCCAGAACATCATCCGCCGGCCGAACGGAATCTTTCTGGTGACAGGTCCGACCGGGTCCGGGAAAACCACGACCCTGTACAGTGCTTTAGGTGAACTGAACCGGCCCGACCGGAAGATCATCACGGCGGAGGATCCGGTCGAGTACTACCTCCCCGGGATCAACCAGTGCGAGGTGCGGCACTCCATCGGCCTCGACTTCGCCCGCATCATCCGCGCGATGCTCCGGCAGGCCCCCAACGTCATCCTTGTGGGAGAAATCCGGGACCAGGAGACGGCGGAGATGGCAATTCAGGCTTCTTTGACTGGACACTTGGTTTTCAGTACGCTTCATACGAACGATGCGCCCAGTTCTGTGACACGCCTGATCGACATGGGAGTGCAGCCGTTCCTGGTCGCCTCCTCCGTCATGGCGGTCATGGCCCAGCGCCTCGTGCGGGTCATCTGTCCGAAGTGCGGGGAGTCCTACAAGCCCGACGCCTCCGAGCTGGGCCAGTTCCCCCTCACCCCGGAACAGATCGCGGAGGCGAAGTTCAAGCGCGGGAAGGGGTGCAACAACTGTTCACACACCGGCTATCGCGGGCGCAAGGCTGTGTTCGAACTGATGATGATGAACACGACGCTCCGCGACATGACGTTCAAGAGCGAGCCGGCCCAGAACCTCCGCCGCCAGGCCCGCCTGTACGGCATGCGGACCCTGGCGGAGGACGCCCTCGATAAGGCGCTCCTCGGGATCACCTCCCTCAAGGAGGCCTTCGAGCTGTCGACGGTCAACTGA
- a CDS encoding flagellar basal body P-ring protein FlgI produces MARPISARPSTPPARSPRLLGGRRLLALVAGLLLSSMAIGCAGIDLSDIKLDMPFKKDEREKLKRRKNVDAALLGMGGHSKYIGDYISIRGQGVTTIQGVGLVNGLDGTGEDPPASYYRKMLLDDMRRMKIDSPESILSSPNTALVIVTAYIPPLIRKGERIDVEITLPEGSETTSLAGGWLLPCRLSEFVYLDGGMREGKELARSNGPVILFNSDSSSKASLKKGLIPGGAEYIGEDRNLTMGLRPDYVGAKMVTKISNRVSSRYHGYDKAGIKQPMAKPKTDSQIELVVHDKYRENYPRYLQVIRHMALNETPIDRHMRMQQLREQLLVDATSERAALELEGVGPDGLAALKDGLKAPGLEARFRAAEALAYLGNADGVRALQEAADKEPAFRAYALAALATLTDGDAMLVLRELMNHPSIETRYGAFRALSTVAPHDPVVAGIKFDDNKFSLHIVDSTAEPMIHVTRYRKCEVVLFNAGQEFLPPMIARPGKNFIVKSSGDGTHMEVTRIAAGERDIKQKVSRRVADVIRTLAAMGATYPDILQLLVEADRQHNLAGPIGIDALPQAGRVYYRENAEGEKEEAQIGGEGLAPNLFGTGQEERPAEPPMLIPAEEEKPSADEKKGKKDADASENEEAPAKASDADADKKRTAETPPPAKPAQAESKKPEARKTAPAEASGKSAIDDLPPAQGESEPPPQQEVPSGGRFGRLPETAALDSREGARPAERTVR; encoded by the coding sequence ATGGCTCGACCGATCTCTGCTCGTCCGTCCACGCCCCCCGCGCGCTCCCCTCGCCTGCTCGGCGGTCGCCGCCTGCTGGCCCTGGTGGCGGGCCTCCTGCTCTCCTCAATGGCCATCGGCTGCGCCGGCATCGACCTGTCGGACATCAAGCTCGACATGCCGTTCAAGAAGGACGAACGGGAGAAGCTCAAGCGGCGGAAGAACGTCGACGCGGCCCTCCTGGGCATGGGCGGGCACTCGAAGTACATCGGCGACTACATCAGCATCCGCGGCCAGGGGGTCACGACCATCCAGGGCGTCGGGCTCGTCAACGGCCTCGACGGCACGGGCGAAGACCCCCCGGCGTCGTACTACCGCAAGATGCTCCTCGACGACATGCGGCGGATGAAGATCGACAGCCCGGAGTCGATCCTCAGCTCTCCCAACACCGCCCTCGTCATCGTGACCGCCTACATCCCCCCGCTGATCCGCAAGGGGGAACGGATCGACGTCGAGATCACCCTCCCCGAAGGGAGCGAGACGACCAGCCTGGCCGGGGGATGGCTCCTGCCATGCCGCCTGTCGGAGTTCGTGTATCTCGACGGCGGGATGCGTGAAGGGAAGGAACTGGCGCGGAGCAACGGGCCGGTCATCCTGTTCAATTCCGACTCGAGCTCGAAGGCGTCGCTGAAGAAGGGGCTGATCCCCGGCGGCGCGGAGTACATCGGCGAAGACCGGAACCTGACGATGGGACTGCGGCCCGACTACGTCGGAGCCAAGATGGTGACCAAGATCTCCAACCGGGTCTCGTCGCGCTACCACGGCTACGACAAGGCGGGGATCAAGCAGCCGATGGCCAAGCCCAAGACCGACTCGCAGATCGAGCTCGTGGTCCATGACAAGTACCGCGAGAACTATCCGCGGTACCTGCAGGTCATCCGCCACATGGCGCTCAACGAGACGCCGATCGACCGCCATATGCGGATGCAGCAGCTCCGCGAACAGCTCCTCGTCGACGCGACCTCCGAACGGGCGGCGCTCGAACTGGAGGGGGTCGGTCCCGACGGACTCGCGGCCCTCAAGGACGGACTCAAGGCGCCGGGGCTGGAAGCCCGCTTCCGCGCGGCGGAGGCCCTTGCGTATCTCGGCAACGCCGACGGCGTCCGGGCTCTGCAGGAAGCGGCCGACAAGGAGCCGGCGTTCCGGGCCTATGCCCTGGCGGCCCTGGCGACGTTGACCGACGGCGACGCCATGCTGGTCCTGCGGGAGCTGATGAACCATCCCAGTATCGAGACCCGGTACGGCGCCTTCCGGGCGCTCTCCACCGTCGCGCCGCACGATCCGGTCGTGGCGGGGATCAAGTTTGACGACAACAAGTTCTCGCTGCACATCGTCGACTCGACTGCCGAGCCGATGATCCACGTGACCCGCTACAGGAAGTGCGAGGTCGTTCTGTTCAACGCCGGCCAGGAGTTCCTCCCGCCGATGATCGCCCGGCCCGGGAAGAACTTCATCGTCAAGTCGTCCGGCGACGGAACGCACATGGAAGTCACCCGGATCGCCGCGGGCGAGCGGGACATCAAGCAGAAGGTCTCGCGGCGGGTTGCCGACGTGATCCGGACGCTGGCCGCCATGGGGGCGACCTATCCGGATATCCTGCAGCTCCTCGTGGAGGCCGACCGGCAGCACAACCTCGCCGGCCCGATCGGCATCGACGCGCTGCCGCAGGCGGGACGGGTGTATTACCGCGAAAACGCCGAGGGCGAGAAGGAAGAGGCCCAGATCGGCGGCGAAGGTCTCGCCCCGAACCTCTTCGGGACCGGCCAGGAAGAGCGTCCGGCGGAACCCCCGATGCTGATTCCGGCCGAGGAGGAAAAGCCGTCGGCCGACGAGAAGAAGGGCAAAAAGGACGCCGACGCTTCTGAGAACGAAGAAGCCCCCGCCAAAGCGAGCGACGCGGACGCCGACAAGAAGCGGACCGCCGAAACGCCGCCGCCGGCCAAGCCCGCGCAGGCGGAGTCGAAGAAGCCGGAGGCCCGGAAGACCGCCCCCGCGGAAGCCTCCGGCAAGAGTGCCATCGACGACCTGCCGCCGGCGCAGGGCGAGTCCGAACCTCCGCCGCAACAGGAGGTCCCTTCGGGCGGACGCTTCGGACGTCTGCCGGAGACCGCCGCCCTCGACTCCCGCGAGGGAGCCCGTCCGGCCGAGCGGACCGTCCGCTGA
- a CDS encoding ATP-dependent DNA ligase, which produces MKRFVDLFRQLDETTKTNRKVSAMREYFAAAPPADAAWAVYFLCGRRLKRLVLTRNLRAWSAEAAGLPEWLFDECYDAVGDLGETIALVLPPPDTSSDIPLHTWMDDVLLPLGSMPEAQQAGMLTEAWRRLTAQERFVFNKLVTGSFRVGVSQGLVVRGLAEAAGLPPAVVAHRLMGNWEPTPEFYRGLLAPDSGETDRSRPYPFCLAHALQEDPATLGVIEDWSVEWKWDGIRAQIIRRGGQSFVWSRGEELILERFPELQADVDALPDGTVLDGEIVGWKGGRVLPFNDLQKRIGRKTIGKKMLADVPAHFIAFDLLEVGGQDLREAPFAERRAQLEALVPASSATTEPGAALSDNAVLGQPMSPVGESRFLLSPVVRAASWEELASIRTRSRDQHVEGLMLKRQDSVYGTGRVTGLWWKWKVEPFSCDAVLIYAQRGHGRRASLYTDYTFAAWHNGELVPFAKAYSGLSDQEINQVDRFIRQNTIEKFGPVRSVKPELVFELAFEGIQRSSRHKSGLAVRFPRMARWRHDKTPDQADTLDAIKALLPQNGEPVPDSSTP; this is translated from the coding sequence ATGAAGCGATTCGTCGACCTCTTCCGGCAACTCGATGAAACGACCAAGACCAACCGCAAGGTCTCGGCGATGCGCGAGTATTTCGCGGCGGCTCCTCCGGCCGATGCCGCGTGGGCGGTCTACTTCCTGTGCGGCCGGCGGCTGAAGCGGCTCGTGCTGACCCGGAACCTGCGGGCCTGGTCCGCCGAGGCCGCCGGACTTCCGGAGTGGCTGTTCGACGAGTGTTACGACGCTGTCGGCGACCTCGGCGAGACGATCGCCCTCGTGCTTCCTCCACCAGACACGTCGTCGGACATCCCGCTTCATACCTGGATGGACGACGTTCTCCTCCCGCTCGGTTCCATGCCGGAGGCCCAACAGGCCGGGATGCTGACCGAAGCGTGGCGGCGGCTGACTGCGCAGGAGCGGTTCGTCTTCAACAAGCTAGTCACCGGCAGTTTTCGTGTCGGCGTCTCGCAGGGGCTTGTGGTCCGGGGACTCGCCGAAGCGGCCGGGCTCCCCCCAGCGGTCGTGGCCCATCGGCTCATGGGGAACTGGGAGCCGACGCCGGAGTTCTACCGCGGGCTGCTCGCTCCGGACTCCGGCGAGACCGACCGCAGCCGCCCCTATCCGTTCTGTCTCGCGCATGCTCTCCAGGAAGACCCGGCCACGCTCGGCGTGATCGAGGACTGGTCGGTCGAATGGAAGTGGGACGGCATCCGGGCCCAGATCATCCGCCGCGGCGGACAGTCGTTCGTCTGGTCCCGCGGCGAGGAACTGATCCTCGAGCGGTTCCCCGAACTCCAGGCCGATGTCGACGCCCTGCCGGACGGAACGGTCCTCGACGGCGAGATCGTCGGCTGGAAGGGGGGCCGCGTCCTCCCGTTCAACGACCTCCAGAAGCGAATCGGCCGGAAGACAATCGGGAAGAAGATGCTCGCCGATGTCCCGGCGCACTTCATCGCCTTCGATCTCCTGGAGGTGGGAGGCCAGGACCTCCGCGAGGCGCCGTTTGCCGAACGCCGGGCCCAGTTGGAAGCACTCGTCCCGGCCTCATCGGCCACCACGGAGCCTGGCGCGGCGCTCTCGGACAACGCGGTTCTCGGCCAGCCGATGTCTCCCGTCGGCGAGAGTCGGTTTCTCCTGTCGCCGGTCGTCCGGGCCGCCTCCTGGGAGGAACTGGCTTCGATCCGCACCCGCAGCCGCGACCAGCACGTCGAAGGACTCATGCTGAAGCGGCAGGACTCGGTCTACGGGACCGGCCGCGTGACGGGGCTGTGGTGGAAGTGGAAGGTCGAGCCATTCTCGTGCGACGCGGTCCTGATCTACGCCCAGCGGGGGCACGGCCGCCGGGCCAGCCTCTACACCGACTACACGTTCGCCGCGTGGCACAACGGGGAACTGGTCCCGTTCGCCAAGGCCTACTCGGGGCTGTCCGATCAGGAGATCAACCAGGTCGACCGCTTCATCCGCCAGAACACGATCGAAAAATTCGGTCCGGTCCGGTCGGTGAAACCGGAGCTCGTCTTCGAACTCGCCTTCGAAGGGATCCAGCGGTCGTCGCGGCACAAGTCGGGCCTCGCAGTCCGCTTCCCCCGCATGGCCCGCTGGCGGCACGACAAAACCCCCGACCAGGCGGACACGTTGGACGCGATCAAAGCCCTGCTCCCTCAAAACGGCGAGCCTGTTCCGGACTCCTCCACTCCCTAG
- a CDS encoding ligase-associated DNA damage response exonuclease: MPDAPLIRDTSAGLYCEAGDFYVDPWRPVDRAIVTHAHGDHARWGHKRYLTTTDGRHVLQSRMGPQAVIDTLPYGESLDLNGVRVSLHPAGHVLGSAQVRIEHRGEIWVVSGDYKTGPDLTSRPFELVPCHTFITESTFGLPIYRWPAQEEIYREVNDWWRKNRDEGRTSVLFGYAFGKAQRVLAGLDPSIGPIYCHGAVERLNAAYRETGVPLPETQYAGAADSKKRWSDSIVVAPPSAMGTTWLRKFGELSTAFVSGWMLVRGTRRRRAVDRGFPLSDHADWPGLQETIRATGAHRVLVTHGQVGVMVNWLNQQGIEAAPLRTEFEGEQDGSEPGEDAEAGEEMKPVEDVEANPPAS, encoded by the coding sequence ATGCCGGACGCCCCCCTCATTCGCGACACCTCCGCGGGCCTCTACTGCGAAGCGGGCGACTTCTACGTCGACCCCTGGCGACCCGTCGACCGGGCCATCGTCACCCACGCCCACGGCGACCACGCCCGCTGGGGCCACAAGCGGTACCTGACCACGACCGACGGCCGCCACGTCCTCCAGAGCCGCATGGGGCCTCAGGCGGTCATCGACACCCTCCCCTACGGCGAATCGCTCGACCTCAACGGCGTGCGGGTTTCCCTCCACCCCGCCGGACACGTCCTGGGCTCGGCCCAGGTCCGCATCGAACACCGCGGCGAAATCTGGGTCGTCTCGGGGGACTACAAAACCGGCCCCGACCTCACGAGCCGCCCCTTCGAACTCGTCCCCTGCCACACCTTCATCACGGAGTCGACCTTCGGCCTCCCGATCTACCGCTGGCCTGCCCAGGAAGAGATCTATCGGGAGGTCAACGACTGGTGGCGGAAGAACCGGGACGAAGGCCGGACCTCGGTCCTCTTCGGCTATGCCTTCGGCAAGGCCCAGCGGGTCCTGGCGGGTCTCGATCCCTCGATCGGCCCCATCTACTGCCACGGCGCCGTCGAACGGCTCAACGCCGCCTACCGCGAGACCGGCGTCCCGCTGCCGGAGACCCAGTACGCCGGCGCCGCCGATTCCAAGAAGCGATGGAGCGACTCCATCGTGGTGGCCCCTCCCTCGGCGATGGGGACCACCTGGCTCCGAAAATTCGGCGAGCTCTCGACCGCCTTCGTCTCGGGCTGGATGCTCGTCCGCGGCACGCGCCGCCGCCGCGCCGTCGACCGCGGCTTCCCGCTCTCGGACCACGCCGACTGGCCCGGCCTGCAGGAGACGATTCGCGCCACCGGGGCGCACCGCGTGCTTGTGACCCACGGCCAGGTCGGCGTCATGGTCAACTGGCTCAACCAGCAGGGGATCGAAGCCGCTCCACTCCGGACGGAATTCGAAGGGGAGCAGGACGGCTCGGAGCCGGGCGAGGACGCGGAGGCAGGCGAGGAGATGAAACCGGTCGAGGACGTGGAGGCGAATCCCCCCGCATCATGA
- the rplS gene encoding 50S ribosomal protein L19 — MHPLILAAEKGSLRQTSLSFAIGDTVDVHTRILEGDKERIQLFSGVVIAISGRGMGEMFTVRRVVAGEGVERTFPLNSPKVAEVVVKRRAEVRRAKLYFLRDRIGKATRLRERRITKSEG; from the coding sequence ATGCATCCGTTGATCCTGGCTGCCGAAAAGGGCAGCCTTCGCCAGACGTCCCTCTCCTTTGCCATCGGCGACACCGTCGACGTGCATACCCGGATTCTGGAAGGGGACAAGGAGCGTATCCAGCTGTTCAGCGGCGTGGTGATCGCGATCTCCGGCCGCGGGATGGGTGAGATGTTCACCGTCCGCCGCGTCGTTGCCGGCGAAGGGGTCGAACGGACCTTCCCGCTGAACTCGCCCAAGGTGGCGGAAGTCGTCGTCAAGCGGCGAGCGGAAGTCCGCCGGGCGAAGCTGTACTTCCTCCGCGACCGCATCGGCAAGGCGACCCGTCTTCGCGAGCGCCGGATCACCAAGTCCGAAGGCTGA
- the pdeM gene encoding ligase-associated DNA damage response endonuclease PdeM, with amino-acid sequence MNSPKEVSEQTTERSPGQIEIRFAGERLVLTPERAAWWPAGETVFIADPHFGKAATFRAAAIPIPDATHEDLRALDRLMDRTGAAKLIVLGDLIHARRGRCETTFAAIDAWRRTHPDLRIQLVRGNHDVRAGRPPAAWSMEELDDGAALGPFTLSHYPDPRGRPTLAGHLHPKIRLDLGADRVQLPCFLQRQEVLILPAFTRFADHGLIRREPGDEIYAVTDEAVFRL; translated from the coding sequence ATGAATTCGCCCAAGGAAGTCAGCGAGCAAACAACGGAACGGTCTCCCGGACAGATCGAGATCCGCTTCGCCGGCGAACGGCTCGTCCTCACCCCCGAACGAGCGGCCTGGTGGCCAGCCGGCGAAACGGTCTTCATCGCCGATCCCCACTTCGGCAAAGCCGCCACCTTCCGCGCCGCCGCGATCCCCATCCCCGACGCGACCCACGAAGACCTCCGAGCCCTCGACCGGCTCATGGATCGAACCGGCGCGGCAAAGCTCATCGTCCTCGGCGACCTGATCCACGCCCGCCGCGGTCGATGCGAGACAACCTTCGCCGCGATCGACGCTTGGCGGCGAACCCACCCCGATCTCCGGATCCAGCTCGTCCGCGGAAACCACGACGTCCGCGCGGGACGCCCCCCCGCCGCCTGGAGCATGGAGGAGCTCGACGACGGAGCGGCACTCGGCCCCTTCACGCTCTCCCACTATCCCGACCCCCGGGGCCGGCCGACCCTCGCCGGCCATCTCCACCCCAAGATCCGGCTCGACCTCGGAGCGGACCGCGTCCAGCTCCCCTGCTTCCTCCAGCGGCAGGAGGTCCTGATCCTCCCCGCCTTCACGCGCTTCGCCGATCACGGACTGATCCGCCGCGAGCCCGGCGACGAGATCTACGCCGTCACCGACGAAGCGGTCTTCCGCCTCTGA